In Phenylobacterium zucineum HLK1, one DNA window encodes the following:
- a CDS encoding DNA-3-methyladenine glycosylase 2 family protein, protein MDMDFEACRRAFVTRDPRFDGRIFGAVKTTGIYCRPICPARTPKPENMTFYPTAAAAQEAGYRPCLRCRPEASPDLGAWRGTSNTVSRALALIEGGALDGDDVDALAARLGVGERQLRRLFRQHLGASPVSVAQTRRVLLAKQLIQETRLPMGEVALAAGFGSVRRFNETFQQLFGRPPGELRRSRQADVPAAEGIVVRLPYRPPYDWDAIIRFLADRAIPGVERVEPRRYARTLEVDGARGVVIVTPRPGDDALTAEIRFPKLKALPAVIARIRRVFDLAADPGRIGAHLSQDPALAPLVAARPGLRAPGAWDGFELAVRAILGQQITVAAARALAAKLTDAYGASVDDPAAAELGLTRVFPRPERLVGEDIAALGMPKARGAALEALARTVAADPAIFTPRADLDSAIAALKALPGVGEWTAQYIALRELREPDAFPGADIALLRAMADETGRRPTQEELLARSAAWRPWRAYAAQHLWAHDAAQPDLKRTKTDDRAAA, encoded by the coding sequence ATGGATATGGACTTCGAAGCCTGCCGCCGCGCCTTCGTCACCCGCGACCCGCGGTTCGACGGCCGCATCTTCGGCGCCGTGAAGACGACCGGCATCTACTGCCGGCCGATCTGCCCCGCGCGCACGCCGAAGCCCGAGAACATGACGTTCTACCCGACGGCCGCGGCGGCCCAGGAGGCCGGCTACCGGCCGTGCCTGCGCTGCCGCCCGGAAGCCTCGCCCGATCTCGGCGCCTGGCGGGGCACGTCGAACACGGTCTCGCGGGCGCTGGCCCTGATCGAGGGGGGCGCGCTGGACGGCGACGACGTGGATGCGCTCGCGGCCCGCCTGGGCGTGGGCGAACGCCAGCTCCGCCGCCTGTTCCGCCAGCATCTCGGCGCCTCGCCGGTCTCGGTCGCCCAGACCCGCCGCGTCCTGCTCGCCAAGCAGCTGATCCAGGAGACCCGCCTGCCGATGGGCGAGGTGGCGCTGGCGGCCGGCTTCGGCAGCGTGCGGCGCTTCAACGAGACGTTCCAGCAGCTGTTCGGCCGCCCGCCGGGCGAGCTGCGCCGCTCGCGCCAGGCCGACGTGCCGGCGGCCGAGGGCATCGTCGTCCGCCTGCCGTACCGGCCGCCCTACGACTGGGACGCGATCATCCGCTTCCTCGCCGACCGTGCCATCCCGGGCGTGGAGCGGGTGGAGCCGCGCCGCTATGCGCGCACGCTGGAGGTCGACGGCGCCCGCGGTGTCGTGATCGTGACGCCGCGCCCGGGCGACGACGCCCTGACCGCCGAGATCCGCTTCCCGAAGCTGAAGGCCCTGCCGGCGGTGATCGCGCGCATCCGGCGGGTGTTCGACCTCGCCGCCGACCCGGGACGCATTGGAGCGCACCTGAGCCAGGATCCGGCGCTCGCCCCGCTGGTCGCGGCCCGGCCGGGCCTGCGAGCCCCGGGGGCGTGGGACGGCTTCGAACTGGCGGTGCGGGCGATCCTCGGCCAGCAGATCACCGTGGCCGCCGCGCGGGCGCTGGCGGCCAAGCTGACCGACGCCTACGGCGCGTCGGTCGACGATCCGGCCGCCGCGGAGCTGGGTCTGACACGCGTCTTCCCGCGGCCCGAGCGGCTGGTCGGCGAGGACATCGCCGCGCTGGGCATGCCGAAGGCGCGCGGCGCGGCGCTGGAGGCCCTGGCGCGCACCGTGGCGGCCGATCCGGCGATCTTCACGCCGCGGGCCGACCTGGACAGCGCCATCGCGGCGCTGAAGGCGCTGCCGGGCGTCGGCGAGTGGACGGCGCAGTACATCGCGCTGCGCGAACTGCGCGAGCCGGACGCCTTTCCGGGCGCGGATATCGCGCTCCTGCGCGCCATGGCGGACGAGACCGGCCGGCGGCCGACGCAGGAGGAACTGCTCGCCCGCAGCGCCGCCTGGCGGCCCTGGCGCGCCTACGCCGCCCAACATCTCTGGGCCCACGACGCGGC